The DNA sequence TGGGGAGGGGTTAAAGGTACCACGTGCCCCTTATAGAGAAGTTGCAAAATCCAGAAAATTATCTCAGCatcctttttctttgtctttttcttcattaattcaGTGTCTGGGCCTTTTTGGTTATGTGTTGTAACAGTGTTCCATGCTCTAGCTCACCGTTTGACTctcttagggttttttttgtttgttttttaaatatatttttgttgaagtatagtcagtttacaatgttgtgtcaatttctggtgtacagcacaatacttcagtcatataggaacatacatatatttgttttcatatttttttcaccataggttactataggatactgaatatagttccctgttctgtatggtataaacttgttgtatatctagCAAATCTagagctcctaatttatccctttccaccctcctcccaccctggtaaccataagtttgttttctatgtctgtgagtctgtttctgttttgtaaacaagttcatttgtctttttttcttagataccacatgtaagtgataatcatatggtatttttctttctctggcttacttcacttagaatgacattctttaggtacatccatgttgctgcaaatggtattttattcttttttatggctgaatactattccattgtacaaatataccacagcttctttatccagtcacctatctatggacatttaggttgtttccatgttttggcttattgtaaatagtgctgctatgcacattggggtgtatgtctcattttgaattaaggttccttctggatatatgcccaggagtgggattgttgggtcatatggtaagtctatttttagtttttttgaggaatctccatactgtttcccataatggctgtacccatttacattcccaccagtggtgtaggagggttcccttttctccacaccctttccagcatttactgttcatggacttttgaatgatggccattctgactggtgtgaggtgataccttacggtagttttgatttgcatttctctgataattagcaatattgagcattttttcatgtgcatattggccatttatatgtcttcattggagaattgtttgtttagatcttctgcccatttttggattgtgttgtttgaGATCTTAATAGAGAAGTTCCTGATTCAGTGTAGTCCACTTTATcgatctttttttgttgtttttagctCTTTTGGTTGGTTGTCTGTTAAGCTTCCACCACCCCAGGGTCATAAAGAAACTCATCTGTGCTGTTTTCTAGAATTGCAGTGTCccatatggtagccactagccacaagtGGCTGATTTGAATTAAGATGTACTAGAACTTGGGAAttcgggatttgtagatacacactactatgtataaaatagataaacaacaaggtcgtGCTGTATGACATGGGTAACTATAGTCAATACTTTGTAATGACCagaattgaaaaagaatataaaaaggaaaatagatgtgtgtgtgtatatatatatataatatatatgattcactgtaaaccagaaattaacacagcattgtaaatcaactatacttcaattaaaaaaaaaagtttaaaaaaaagatgtactAGAACTGTAAAATACACAACAGATTCCAGAGGCTTAGcacccagaaaaaagaatgtaaattatcAGTACTTTTCATATATTGATagtgaaatgataatatttggggAAATAGGTTAAACAATGTATTGTTAAATTTACTTTCACCTGTTCTGTTTTCCTGTAGCTACCAGAAAATTACTTTTGTGCATATATTAAATTCTGTTGGACAGTTTCACTCTAGAATCTGTTGTTTTACTCCATGTTGAAAGCAACAATCCACTTGAAGTTGATTTTCCTATGAGATAAGGGGGCaagtttcattttctctatttggATCTGCTTATTTTGATCTCTTTCTTTTTATGccttttaaatttctgttgtgtgtataatttttaacaaaatttgaGCTTATACATAGCTTGAGTAAATTGTTTTGTAAcctaaatttttcatttaaatattagaTGTGTAAGTCCATATTATATAACTCGATTTTAGGTTATTCTTCCTTAATCCTGTCGTCCCTATTTCCCTGAACATTCCTCTCCTGGTGGACTGGGTTTGTATCTTCCTTCAGATTCCCACAGGAGTACTTGACTCCAAAAGTAAGAAAGTACTGATCAGGGGATATGCCTTTCTAAACTATGAGGTGTAGAACCCAGAGTGTGCATTGATTAGGAAGCTGTGGCATGACACATGTCACTCTGCATAAAGGTGATGGTGAAGATAGAGGCTGAGTTTGTCCTAATCTTACATGACAGCGGATTTGACTATTTCCCTGGTGTTCTGTCAGTTGTAGTTTTATATATCTTTAGGCTATCTTATGTGATATCTACAAATTTTATATATCTTACTGGTGAAGTGAGCTTTTTATCATATGTTGTGACCCTCTCTCTGAGTGCTGTTTTACCTGGATGTCCGTTTTATCTGCTGCACTGTACCAAAACAAGCTGTCTTTCAATTGgtatttgcataatttttttccatccaaaatttacttttgtttttctgtacttaaatattttaaatttgtttcttgaAAACAGCATATGataggattcttttttttaatccagtctgaAATCTGTCTTTTAAATGAAATAGTTTGTTTATATTTAGTGTAATTACTGGTATTTTTGAGttggtcttctctcttttctagaattttttattTGTCCCATCCATCtgcattcctttttctctcctttattgctctctctctttttatcattccattttctcttctaataGTTTAGAAATTAACTATTAAATagactctgtttctatttttagaatCCTAGGAGTTAAAATACACCTATTTATCTAAGTTTAAAGTTAACCAGTACTTTTACCCCTCCTAAACAGTGCAGCATCCTTAAACATTTCACCCCCATCAAGACATCATTGTTTTACACagtctgtatatatgtgtgtgtgtgtgacagaagTTACCATTattcctttcttgttttttttcagctttattgaggtatgattgacaaacaaaaaacatatatttaaggagtgcAATGTgaattttgatatatgtatacattgtgaaatgattgctaCAGATTAACTATCCATCACTTCACAGTTATCTTTTCATGTGTGCAGTTAGAATACTTGAACTTAACTTTTTTAATCAAATCAAGAATACAGTGTGCTATTTTTAACTAtcgtcactatgttgtacattaaGTCCAGAacctatttatcttataactgaaagtttctCCTCCCTAGTCAATATCTTACCTCCCACTGTCCCCCGTCCCctagcctctggtaaccaccattccacCCTCATTACGATAAGTGGGACTCCACACATAAGTGAGGTCGTGCAATATTTGTCCTCCTTTGTTCCTTTTGGGTCATTCTTTAGATTTCTTGGAGTGATGGCAGGCGGGTCTCAAGCTCAGGCGCTCCCTCGGGTGGTGAAGTGTTGACAGGTGGCAGCTGTCTGAGCCGCgggccctgctcccctccctgcttCTGTCTGAACTTCTTTTCTCATGCCCCTCTTGCCCGTCCTGTGCCATTTAGATCTGGTCCTAGCAGTTCTCCTCTGTGTAGGGCTCTGTTCGGGGACAGGGGTAGGGGCGGCTTAATTTCTGATTAGCGTTAAGAGTGAAGGCCCAAAGGCCTTCAGGACTTGTCACACACTTAGGGTGCCCATCGGTGGCTGTGCCTATTCTTTGGCTGTGGTTCTCAAGCTGTGTGCCTGTTGGTCACTTTAAAGTTTGGAGGTTTGTCGGATGCCTCTGCCTTCCCTCGACATCTTCCTGTACAAACGCTGTCACCATGCGAGTCTCGTAGCTTTCACAGTAGTTTGTCCTTGCGTGCCCCTGTTTTAGGTTCTTGCCACAATACCTCTTCCTCTAGTTGGGTTGTAGCTGTTGACCAGAGATTTTTGGTTTCTCTATCCTTGTTGGACCATGTTTTATGCAACAGTCGGGGAAGATTGAAAAActaaccttccttccctcctttttttttttttttaaactccttgtccttgaaaaatgtatttgaagagatTGAGAGTAGCCTAGAATAAAGGTGCCTTCCCTCAAATATGACGTGCCGGTGTTGCTCCCAGCACCAAAGGTACTAGCAGGAAACACCACCTCACAGCAAGATCCTGGCCTGAGGTTCCCTGTATGAGTTAACTTGTTCCAAACTTATGTCAGCTTTCACATTGCTGACTTATCTAAATCATTGCTTTAAAATCAGTAGCCCTTTTGAGCTTGCTACAGGAAATCAACTTTTTTGGGTCTCTTCTGTTGAGACAGAAACTGTTACAGCCAAGATTTTAAGCTTAAGAAAACTCAAATTCATTAACTAGTTTATTCAGTAAAAATTTATGAAGCATCTATACATCATGATGTGCTAGTATTGTGCTACGTGCTGgagcagtaaaaaaaataaaaataaaagacaagtcCTTGCTCCAAAGGCATCCACCATCTCTAAGTATCAGAATAGGATGCAGTGTCCGTGTTCTTACCAGTGGCTGTTACTTTACAGGGTGACCTGGACCCTTTGGCATCTCTCAAATCACTGACTTATCTAAGGTAAGGAAGTTATTTGTGGTGACAGTGAAGTCCTTTAAAGTAACACCATTACCAGCCTTGATCTTAAAGCAATCAGTTAGTAAAAAGTACCTTTAAGTAACAAATATTGAAAATACTTCCTTTGGGCCCAGTGCTCGATTAAAATTTCCCTAGTGTTAAGTTGTCATGACCCTGAAATGCGCAGAATAGTGAACTTTTCCTTAATTCAGGGACTCATTAGATTTTATTAAAACGGACCTCTTGAATGCTGTGCTATGAACAAGATTGGCATTATATTGTTCCTTTTCTTGTAGTATTTTAAGAAATCCTGTAACAAACAAGAAGCATTACAGACTATATGTAATTTATAAAGTTCCACAAGTCAGAGTGCTGGATTTCCAGAAGGTGAAACTGAAAGTGAGTATTGCTCTGTTGTAAGTCACTATAGACTGGTGTGCTTTCCTTTATActtttgttactgatttttgtAAACTTGCCCAATGAGTTTTGTCTTTGGTTTCTGATAAAAATGTGCGTGGCGGGAGGGACATGTTaaggcagtttttttttcatagcaGAGTTTAGGCTAGGACTTGGAGTTAAAGCTGTCTTACGTGGTGTTGGTGATTTCAGAGGTAGCATGGTCTCAGGGCCACAGTGAGCACTCTCCCCAGCAGGGTGTCTGCTTAGATACATTCCCTTTGGGGAGCTTAATATAACCCATCCTCAGCAGCTTTAATTGTTGGAATGATTTTCCCCTTatggggagatttttttttaaaaccttcttAGTTCCTTGGGAGCCCCTCCTTGAAAACTAGGAGTGGGAACTTTCCTCAGGGAGCTTTCCCAGAGAAGGCAAGACCCCTGAGTCTCCTTTGAACTGGAAATGGGCTTCTTGGTATTTTTACCAGCCCAGAGTGTTTCAGGAGAGTTTTCTTCCATGTTTTTCTGAGGAATGCATCTCAATGCACGTGGTATTCCTGTGTCCATTAACTCTGTGTGTGGTGTCGCTGTAGGAgcgtcaggaggcagagaaaatgtTCAAGGGCAAACGGGGTGCACAGCTTGCAAAGGATATTGCCAGGAGGAGCAAAACGTAAGATCCGGGTATCTGACTTCACTCCACTTCCCCTTCAGAAACACTGTCTGTCTGGCATTTTGCCTCctgcagaaagaaacaaaagccctGCAATCACATAGCAGTAAATTTGCGTGATGATCCGCTACAACCATCAGTGGTCCGTAGGTCACATTAAATTTCTTCCAGCAGAGCAAATATTGCAGTGTCCAGCCTTACTGCGATGTTACCCACATCCTCCTTTCTGGGAAGATGAACGGGGTGGTGTTTCTGAAGGAGAGAGTTTATCGTATCAGTTTGTTAACAAAGATAAGATACTACACTGGTTGAATTACTTTCAAAagcttttgaaagtaaaagagaaGCAGTTTCTGTTGGTCTGGATTTGACAGTTgtgttcttccctcccctcccaagTTTCAATCCAGGTGCCGGTTTGCCAACTGACAAGAAGAAAGGTGGGCCGTCTCCAGGGGATGTGGAAGCAATCAAGGTAGTAATAtgtttactgtatataaaatagataaacaacaaggacctacagtagAGCATACGGAACTCtgttcagtttcttataataacatataatggaaaagaatctgaaaagaaagtaaatatatatgtataactgaatcactgctgtgtAATtcacaactgaaactaacattgtaagtcaactagacttcaataaaaagttaaaagaaaaaaggtaggGATGTTTTAGGGTTCTTGGACTGAAGTGAGCTGTTACGGGTTCAAGAAACAAGAGTATGTAATGTACCAAGTGATATGTCAGACATTGCAGCTTCTCCTCACAGTTGGGAGAATCCAGCTATATTTTTGTGAGGAACAAGCTGTATTTTTGTATGACCAGACTTTGACTGGAATTAATTACATAAGTCGGTCAAAGTCAGGGCAGCGCTggtctttctcatcttcccagcaTGCTTTTCTTTGAACAGTTAGTGACCATTGCATGTTGCCTTAGTTTTTACTTCCAAAGATTTGTTGTCTGAAAGATCCTGCTTGATGAGAAATCCTCATTTTATAATATTGTCTCCTAAAGTATCCAGTAGCATAATTCCAAGTAGGTACTTCAGTTAGGTGAAAATTTAGGACACATACAGTGATTATTTGCTCTCTTATAAGAGGTTCTGCATCTCTTTACCAATTTGGGAAATTTATAATTTGGCTTTTGGGTTGATTTCAGTGTGCCAGTAAAATTCTTCCCCCAACAAAGAACTATTTAATATTCTAGCTTGGAAAGATGGTGTGAATTTCTCTAAGTGTTTTCTCAGTGGCCGATCTAAGTAGATAAAGTAACTGTCGTCTGCACTGTCTTCTGCCATCCAGAGCGCCATAGCGAACGCGTCAACCCTGGCTGAAGTGGAGCGGCTGAAGGGCTTGCTGCAGTCCGGCCAGATCCCCGGCAGAGAGCGCAGAGCAGGTCAGGAAATGATGTTCTGTCTTTGTACTTCCAAAGTAAGAGCACACTCGAGTGACCCCGCGCCAGTCCCGATCCGAGATTGCTAGGGTTGTGCCTCGTGACCATCTAACCTAATGTACACAAAGTTCCGTTAAACACCCTTTGAAGAGAAATCATGTGACAATGTTACACCATGGGGTTTTTGTATGTAAAAGTTGAAGCAAATGCTATTTCACAGCCATCAAGTGAGACTGAATCAAGGCCTTCTGCCGCTGCACGTGTCGGGTCGCCTCATGGGCAGGGACACAGGCTGCAGAGCCACTCCACCTGGGCCAAGCTCAGTCCTTGGGTAACTTTCTTAATCCCCACTTAATTGTCTGTCTCATCTTTAAAGCTGAGACGGTAATAGTGCCGACCTCACGAGGTCACAGGGGCGCCGAGCAGACTCTGCGCGGACAGCACATAGCACAGGCCAGGGCCTTGGAAGTGTCAGCTGTCCTGACAGTCGTGTCAGGCGGCATGCTGGGCGCTGGGGTAGAGAGTGAGGCCACCCCAGTCATGCGCGTTACAGGTTTTGGTGTGAACGTGACTGGGGACCTCTAACTAGACCAGCAGCTCGGGGCAGGTTTCCTGGGGGAGATAATGTGTGAACTGAAGCTAAAAAACAAGTGAGACATTCACTAGACCTGTGGTTCTCGCTGTGGTCCTTGGGCCCCTGGGGGTTTGGGAGGGAAACTTCCTATGTTAACACCACGGcgtatttgcttttctttttctttaatggtaTTAACACTTGTACCTGCTGGTTCAAAAGCAAGGCTGGGTAAAATTGGCGCCTCAGCACAGGTCAGGGCGGACCGAAGGGTGTTGCTAGGTGTCATTCCACACTGCCCTGTACTCCGCCGTCAGTGAACTGTGTACAGGTTTGCTTAGGAATGTCCTTCCTGAGGCAGTGAGGACTAGTAGTGCTATTAACTACCGCCCCATGCGTGGCGTCTCTCTGGAGATCCAGGGAATGGAGTCCGGCGCACAGAGCATTCTGCACCCAGGTGGGGCTGTCTGCCCGCACCATGCACCTGCTCCACCCTTGAGGCAGGTGGCTTCTCCAGCAGGAAGTGAAGTGAGCTTGTCACATCAGAATGGCTCATGGTGCCTGTTACCAATGATGATACTCAGAACTTTAGGCAAAAATTAGAGGTTGGAAAACTTTTATCTACAACTGTAACCTGATAGTTTCCCAGGACTTCTGGACTTTTCCTGTGGAAAGTGTTGGTATTCATGAATGTGATATTTTGGACACGGTGTAACGAAATGGGTCAGCATTTGAAAATCCGCGTGACTTAGCGACCCAGTGTTTTCCAAGGCGATGCTGGAGCGTGTGTGACGTTCAGTGATGATGAGCTTTCGGACTGCACGTTGCCATCTAGGGCCTGGTGTGACAGGAGGCATCCACAGCTGTCTGCGGAGGCCACGAAAATACCCGTCCCTTTCCTAACCACCTGTCTGTGCGAGGCTCATGTTCCCTCCAGCCTTCGGTCAGAACGACATCGTGTAGCCGGGGAACGATGAGTCCAAATGAGGGTCCATCTGCCTGCTGTCCGCCAGGCGCTACAGAGA is a window from the Camelus bactrianus isolate YW-2024 breed Bactrian camel chromosome 27, ASM4877302v1, whole genome shotgun sequence genome containing:
- the SNRPA1 gene encoding U2 small nuclear ribonucleoprotein A'; its protein translation is MVKLTAELIEQAAQYTNAVRDRELDLRGYKIPVIENLGATLDQFDAIDFSDNEIRKLDGFPLLRRLKTLLVNNNRICRIGEGLDQALPCLTELILTNNSLVELGDLDPLASLKSLTYLSILRNPVTNKKHYRLYVIYKVPQVRVLDFQKVKLKERQEAEKMFKGKRGAQLAKDIARRSKTFNPGAGLPTDKKKGGPSPGDVEAIKSAIANASTLAEVERLKGLLQSGQIPGRERRAGPTDDGEEEMEEDTVTNGS